The following proteins are encoded in a genomic region of Burkholderia gladioli:
- the purF gene encoding amidophosphoribosyltransferase translates to MCGIVGFISHSPVNQLIYDSLLLLQHRGQDAAGIVTADGSNFHMYKANGMVRDVFRTRNMRSLPGTAGIGQVRYPTAGSASSEAEAQPFYVNAPFGIVLAHNGNLTNMEQLKDEMFRIDRRHINTNSDSEVLLNVFAHELQLATTGLELDPSAVFKAVSGVHRRAQGSYAIVSQIAGYGMVAFRDPFGIRPLCIGKQETEQGVEWMLASESVAVEGIGFEFVRDVAPGEAIFIGQDGSFHSQQCAENPSLNPCMFEWVYLARPDSCLDGVPVYNVRLRMGDYLAEKIKRELKDVKIDVVMPIPDSSRPAAMQVANKLGVEYREGFFKNRYVGRTFIMPGQAVRKKSVRQKLNAMSIEFKDKNVLIVDDSIVRGTTSHEIVQMARDAGAKSVIFASAAPPVKFPNVYGIDMPTRNELVAHGRSDEEVAKIIGADYLIYQDVDDLRRAVRDINPEIHNFEASCFDGNYITGNVSAEYLDSLERARLAPASQLDRDQNGESSRSQMNLQLSVE, encoded by the coding sequence ATGTGCGGCATCGTAGGTTTTATCTCTCACTCCCCGGTCAACCAGCTCATCTATGACAGCCTGCTGCTGCTGCAGCATCGCGGCCAGGACGCAGCCGGCATCGTGACCGCGGACGGCAGCAACTTCCACATGTACAAGGCCAACGGCATGGTGCGCGACGTGTTCCGCACCCGCAACATGCGCAGCCTGCCGGGTACCGCGGGCATCGGCCAGGTGCGCTACCCGACGGCCGGCTCGGCCTCGAGCGAGGCCGAGGCGCAGCCGTTCTACGTCAACGCGCCGTTCGGCATCGTGCTCGCGCACAACGGCAACCTGACGAACATGGAACAGCTCAAGGACGAGATGTTCCGGATCGACCGCCGCCACATCAACACCAACTCCGACAGCGAAGTGCTGCTCAACGTGTTCGCGCACGAGCTGCAGCTCGCCACCACCGGCCTCGAGCTCGACCCGTCCGCGGTGTTCAAGGCCGTCTCGGGCGTGCATCGCCGCGCCCAGGGGTCGTACGCGATCGTCTCGCAGATCGCCGGCTACGGCATGGTCGCCTTCCGCGACCCGTTCGGCATCCGCCCGCTGTGCATCGGCAAGCAGGAAACCGAGCAGGGCGTCGAATGGATGCTGGCTTCCGAATCGGTGGCGGTGGAAGGCATCGGCTTCGAGTTCGTGCGCGACGTGGCGCCGGGCGAGGCGATCTTCATCGGCCAGGACGGCAGCTTCCACAGCCAGCAGTGCGCCGAGAACCCGAGCCTGAACCCCTGCATGTTCGAGTGGGTCTATCTCGCGCGTCCCGATTCCTGCCTCGACGGCGTGCCGGTCTACAACGTGCGCCTGCGCATGGGCGACTACCTCGCCGAGAAGATCAAGCGCGAGCTCAAGGACGTCAAGATCGACGTGGTGATGCCGATTCCCGATTCCTCGCGCCCGGCCGCCATGCAGGTGGCCAACAAGCTCGGCGTGGAGTATCGCGAGGGCTTCTTCAAGAACCGCTACGTCGGCCGCACCTTCATCATGCCGGGGCAGGCGGTGCGCAAGAAGTCGGTGCGCCAGAAGCTCAATGCCATGAGCATCGAGTTCAAGGACAAGAACGTGCTGATCGTCGACGACTCCATCGTGCGCGGCACCACCTCGCACGAGATCGTCCAGATGGCGCGCGATGCCGGCGCGAAGTCGGTGATCTTCGCCTCGGCCGCGCCGCCGGTGAAGTTCCCGAACGTCTACGGGATCGACATGCCGACGCGCAACGAGCTGGTCGCGCACGGCCGCTCGGACGAAGAGGTGGCCAAGATCATCGGCGCCGACTACCTGATCTACCAGGACGTCGACGACCTGCGCCGCGCGGTGCGCGACATCAACCCGGAGATCCACAATTTCGAGGCGTCCTGCTTCGACGGCAACTACATCACCGGCAACGTCAGCGCCGAGTACCTCGATTCGCTGGAGCGCGCGCGCCTGGCGCCCGCCTCGCAGCTCGACCGGGACCAGAACGGCGAGTCCTCGCGCTCGCAGATGAACCTGCAGCTGTCGGTCGAATGA
- the gmd gene encoding GDP-mannose 4,6-dehydratase, with amino-acid sequence MSQARTAIVTGITGQDGAYLTKLLLDKGYRVTGTYRRTSSTNFWRIAELGVEQHPNLSLAEHDLTDLGSTLRLLERTRPDELYNLAAQSFVGVSFDQPITTAEVTGIGALNLLEAIRIVSPKTRFYQASTSEMFGKVQAIPQVESTPFYPRSPYGVAKLYAHWMTVNYRESYGLFGSSGILFNHESPLRGREFVTRKITDTVAKIKLGKAPRLELGNLDAKRDWGFAQEYVEGMWRMLQADEPDTFVLATNRTETVRDFVRMAFAAAGYQLEWTGKDEQERGLDAATGKVLVQINPRFYRPAEVDLLIGCADKAKEKLGWQPQTTLEQLCNMMVEADITRNQHHDTF; translated from the coding sequence ATGAGCCAAGCACGTACCGCCATCGTCACGGGTATCACCGGCCAGGACGGCGCCTATCTGACGAAACTGCTGCTCGACAAGGGCTATCGCGTGACCGGCACCTATCGGCGCACCAGTTCCACCAACTTCTGGCGCATCGCCGAACTCGGGGTCGAACAGCACCCGAACCTGAGCCTGGCCGAGCACGACCTGACCGATCTCGGCTCGACCCTGCGCCTGCTCGAACGCACGCGTCCGGACGAGCTGTACAACCTGGCCGCGCAGAGCTTCGTCGGCGTATCTTTCGACCAGCCGATCACCACCGCCGAGGTCACCGGCATCGGCGCGCTGAACCTGCTCGAGGCGATCCGCATCGTCAGCCCGAAGACGCGCTTCTACCAGGCCTCGACCTCGGAGATGTTCGGCAAGGTGCAGGCGATCCCGCAAGTCGAGTCAACGCCCTTCTATCCGCGCAGCCCCTATGGCGTGGCCAAGCTCTACGCGCACTGGATGACGGTCAACTACCGCGAGTCCTATGGCCTGTTCGGCTCCAGCGGCATCCTGTTCAACCACGAATCGCCGCTGCGCGGCCGCGAGTTCGTCACGCGCAAGATCACCGACACGGTCGCCAAGATCAAGCTCGGCAAGGCGCCGCGTCTCGAACTCGGCAATCTCGACGCGAAACGCGACTGGGGCTTCGCCCAGGAATACGTGGAAGGCATGTGGCGCATGCTGCAGGCCGACGAGCCCGATACCTTCGTGCTGGCCACCAATCGCACCGAGACGGTTCGCGACTTCGTGCGGATGGCCTTCGCCGCGGCCGGCTACCAGCTCGAATGGACCGGCAAGGACGAGCAGGAACGCGGGCTCGACGCCGCCACCGGCAAGGTGCTGGTGCAGATCAATCCGCGCTTCTACCGGCCGGCCGAGGTGGACCTGCTGATCGGCTGCGCCGACAAGGCGAAGGAGAAGCTGGGCTGGCAGCCGCAAACGACGCTCGAGCAGTTGTGCAATATGATGGTGGAGGCCGACATCACGCGTAACCAACACCATGACACCTTCTGA
- a CDS encoding NAD-dependent epimerase/dehydratase family protein, whose product MTPSDSPGRRRALVTGLAGFTGRYVAEALEAAGYEVWGTVSPEAAPPADPALARARLLQADLLDPDALREAVAEARPDAVIHLAALAHVADNDPSDLYLVNVVGTRNLLAALDTLDARPRCVLLASSANIYGNARVESIDESVPPDPANDYAVSKLAMEYAARLWSERLPIVIARPFNYTGVGQRENFLLPKLVAHYASHAPRISLGNLDVSRDFSDVRDVAAAYVRLVEAAPIGETFNVCSERACSLKEVLAMLARIAGYVIDVTVDPRFVRGNEVKILKGSRAKLRERIGELPVTPLEETLRWMMKAARAAEGAASA is encoded by the coding sequence ATGACACCTTCTGATTCACCGGGCCGCCGCCGCGCGCTCGTCACCGGCCTGGCCGGCTTCACCGGCCGCTACGTGGCCGAGGCGCTGGAGGCGGCCGGCTACGAGGTTTGGGGCACGGTCTCGCCCGAAGCCGCGCCGCCCGCCGACCCGGCTCTGGCACGCGCCAGGCTGCTGCAGGCCGACCTGCTCGATCCCGACGCGCTGCGCGAGGCGGTGGCCGAGGCGCGGCCCGACGCGGTGATCCATCTCGCCGCGCTGGCGCACGTGGCCGACAACGACCCGAGCGATCTCTACCTGGTCAACGTGGTCGGCACGCGCAACCTGCTGGCCGCGCTCGATACGCTCGACGCCAGGCCGCGCTGCGTGCTGCTGGCGAGCAGCGCGAACATCTACGGCAACGCACGCGTCGAATCGATCGACGAGAGCGTGCCGCCCGATCCCGCCAACGACTACGCCGTCAGCAAGCTGGCGATGGAATACGCGGCGCGGCTGTGGTCGGAACGCCTGCCGATCGTGATCGCGCGGCCCTTCAACTACACCGGCGTGGGCCAGCGCGAGAACTTCCTGCTGCCCAAGCTGGTGGCCCATTACGCGAGCCATGCGCCGCGTATCTCGCTCGGCAATCTCGACGTCAGCCGCGATTTCTCCGACGTGCGCGACGTGGCCGCCGCCTATGTGCGGCTGGTCGAGGCCGCGCCGATCGGCGAGACCTTCAATGTCTGCTCGGAACGCGCCTGTTCGCTCAAGGAAGTGCTGGCGATGCTGGCGCGCATCGCCGGCTACGTGATCGACGTGACGGTGGATCCGCGCTTCGTGCGCGGCAACGAGGTGAAGATCCTGAAGGGTTCGCGCGCGAAGCTGCGCGAGCGCATCGGCGAACTGCCGGTCACGCCGCTGGAGGAAACGCTGCGCTGGATGATGAAGGCGGCGCGCGCCGCCGAGGGCGCGGCCTCGGCCTGA
- a CDS encoding O-succinylhomoserine sulfhydrylase translates to MDDSLSLETLAVRAGTLRSEYNEHSEALFLTSSFCFTSAQDAATRFANSEDNYTYSRFTNPTVTMFQDRLAALEGGEACIATASGMAAIMSVVMSALQAGDHLVSSRSLFGSTLGMFSQIFSKFGITTTFVDPTDLNAWREAVRPETKMFFLETPSNPLTELADIAAIATVAKEAKALFVVDNCFCSPALQQPLKLGADVVMHSATKFLDGQGRVLGGALVGSKEFITGKVFPFVRSAGPTLSAFNAWVLLKGMETLSLRVERQSANALEIARWLEQHPAVKRVFYPGLASHPQYEIAKRQQKAGGAVVSFELKGDTPEAQRANAWRVIDNTRVASITANLGDTRTTITHPATTTHSRITPEARAAAGISEGLIRLAVGLESAEDLRRDLARGLDS, encoded by the coding sequence ATGGACGACTCTCTCAGCCTCGAAACCCTCGCGGTGCGCGCGGGCACGCTGCGCAGCGAATACAACGAACATTCGGAAGCGCTGTTCCTGACCTCCAGCTTCTGCTTCACGAGCGCCCAGGACGCTGCCACGCGCTTCGCGAACTCCGAGGACAACTACACGTATTCGCGCTTCACCAACCCCACCGTGACGATGTTCCAGGATCGCCTGGCGGCGCTGGAGGGCGGCGAGGCCTGCATCGCGACGGCTTCGGGGATGGCGGCGATCATGTCGGTGGTGATGTCGGCGCTGCAGGCGGGCGACCACTTGGTCAGCTCGCGCAGCCTGTTCGGCTCGACGCTGGGCATGTTCTCGCAGATCTTCAGCAAGTTCGGCATCACGACCACCTTCGTCGATCCGACCGACCTGAACGCCTGGCGCGAGGCGGTGCGTCCCGAAACCAAGATGTTCTTCCTCGAGACGCCCTCGAACCCGCTCACCGAGCTGGCCGACATCGCCGCGATCGCGACCGTCGCCAAGGAGGCGAAGGCGCTGTTCGTGGTCGACAACTGTTTCTGCAGCCCGGCGCTGCAGCAGCCGCTCAAGCTCGGTGCCGACGTGGTGATGCACTCGGCCACCAAGTTCCTCGACGGCCAGGGCCGCGTGCTGGGCGGCGCGCTGGTGGGCTCGAAGGAATTCATCACGGGCAAGGTGTTCCCGTTCGTGCGCAGCGCCGGGCCGACGCTGTCGGCCTTCAACGCCTGGGTGCTGCTCAAGGGCATGGAAACGCTGTCGCTGCGCGTCGAGCGGCAATCGGCGAACGCGCTGGAGATCGCGCGCTGGCTGGAGCAGCATCCGGCCGTCAAGCGCGTGTTCTACCCCGGGCTGGCGTCGCATCCGCAGTACGAGATCGCCAAGCGCCAGCAGAAGGCGGGCGGGGCGGTGGTCTCGTTCGAGCTCAAGGGGGACACGCCGGAAGCTCAGCGTGCCAATGCCTGGCGCGTGATCGACAATACCCGCGTGGCGTCGATCACGGCCAACCTGGGCGATACGCGCACCACCATCACCCACCCGGCCACCACCACGCACTCGCGCATCACGCCCGAGGCGCGCGCGGCGGCGGGGATTTCCGAAGGCCTGATCCGGCTCGCGGTCGGGCTGGAGAGCGCCGAGGACCTGCGTCGCGACCTGGCGCGCGGGCTGGATAGCTGA
- a CDS encoding CvpA family protein produces MLTAFDYAVLAVIGLSALRGAWRGFVSEIFGLIGWLVAFFVACRYVGVVLPYIPSTWPGGALTQWVIAFGAIVIGVVLVAGVANALLSRLAQATGLGGVDRSLGLLFGLLRGVLLVLLLVAAAGLTELPKQDFWRNGLLRPFAEQGVRDLKPFLPDGLAAYIHI; encoded by the coding sequence ATGCTGACCGCGTTCGACTACGCCGTGCTGGCGGTGATCGGTCTGTCGGCCTTGCGCGGCGCGTGGCGCGGCTTCGTCTCCGAGATCTTCGGGCTGATCGGCTGGCTGGTGGCGTTTTTCGTGGCCTGCCGTTATGTCGGCGTCGTGCTGCCCTATATTCCGTCCACCTGGCCGGGCGGGGCGCTGACCCAGTGGGTGATCGCCTTCGGGGCGATCGTGATCGGCGTGGTGCTGGTCGCCGGCGTGGCCAATGCGCTGCTGTCGCGCCTGGCGCAGGCCACCGGCCTGGGCGGCGTGGACCGCTCGCTGGGGCTGCTGTTCGGGCTGCTGCGCGGCGTGCTGCTGGTCTTGCTGCTGGTGGCTGCGGCCGGGCTGACCGAACTGCCGAAACAGGATTTCTGGCGCAACGGGCTGTTGCGTCCCTTCGCCGAGCAGGGCGTGCGCGATCTGAAGCCGTTCCTGCCCGACGGGCTGGCTGCGTATATCCACATCTGA
- a CDS encoding acyltransferase family protein, which yields MTIDTPASAPSPHSGRIVQLDGLRAIAVMAVFLQHALKAPLWMGVDLFFVLSGLLITGILLDRKARGLPLFRHFYVRRARRILPPYALLLVVSTLLFGAGWLAHWPWYAFFSTNIGLSLGSIGHESLNVLWSLAVEEQFYIFWPFVVLLCPERALAWVAAALVVAAPLLRAIATPWFDSFWPIYYLTPFRMDLLAAGALLAVLLRRDRRALEPYTGLAVAGACIALALLAWLHLSNPRFRAANTPLSNAALYSISLLLCTSIVVIALRGRGLVQRVLTHPVLVYVGTISYTVYLVHLSVLYALWPWHLNRYLTAVLALAITLAYASFTWFAFERRLTRGPTRPVIVAAPRPTA from the coding sequence ATGACGATCGACACTCCCGCTTCCGCGCCCTCGCCCCATTCCGGCCGTATCGTCCAGCTCGACGGCCTGCGCGCCATCGCCGTGATGGCCGTGTTCCTGCAGCATGCGCTCAAGGCGCCGCTCTGGATGGGCGTGGACCTGTTCTTCGTGCTGAGCGGTCTGCTGATCACCGGCATCCTGCTCGACCGCAAGGCGCGCGGGCTGCCGCTGTTCCGCCATTTCTACGTGCGCCGCGCGCGCCGCATCCTGCCGCCCTACGCGCTGCTGCTGGTGGTCTCCACCCTGTTGTTCGGCGCCGGCTGGCTCGCGCACTGGCCCTGGTACGCGTTCTTCTCGACCAATATCGGCTTGTCGCTCGGCAGCATCGGCCACGAGAGCCTCAACGTGCTGTGGTCGCTGGCCGTGGAGGAGCAGTTCTACATCTTCTGGCCCTTCGTGGTGCTGCTGTGTCCCGAGCGGGCGCTGGCCTGGGTGGCCGCCGCCCTGGTGGTCGCCGCGCCGCTGCTGCGAGCGATCGCCACGCCCTGGTTCGATTCGTTCTGGCCGATCTACTACCTCACGCCATTCCGCATGGACCTGCTGGCGGCCGGCGCGCTGCTGGCCGTGCTGCTGCGCCGCGACCGCCGCGCGCTCGAGCCCTATACCGGCCTGGCGGTGGCCGGCGCCTGCATCGCGCTGGCGCTGCTGGCCTGGCTGCATCTGTCCAACCCGCGTTTTCGCGCCGCCAATACGCCGCTCTCGAATGCCGCCCTCTACAGCATCTCGCTGCTGCTCTGCACCTCGATCGTGGTGATCGCGCTGCGCGGCCGCGGCCTGGTGCAGCGCGTGCTGACGCATCCGGTGCTGGTCTATGTGGGCACCATCAGCTACACGGTCTACCTGGTCCACCTCAGCGTGCTCTATGCGCTCTGGCCCTGGCACCTGAACCGCTACCTGACGGCCGTGCTCGCGCTCGCGATCACGCTCGCCTACGCCAGCTTCACCTGGTTCGCGTTCGAACGGCGGCTCACGCGCGGTCCCACGCGGCCGGTGATCGTCGCGGCGCCGCGCCCGACCGCCTGA